In Apium graveolens cultivar Ventura chromosome 10, ASM990537v1, whole genome shotgun sequence, the following are encoded in one genomic region:
- the LOC141693474 gene encoding SUMO-activating enzyme subunit 1A-like, whose amino-acid sequence MKGEELTEQETALYDRQIRVWGVDAQRRLSKSHILVSGLRGTAIEFCKNIVLAGVGSVALNDDRPVTEEALTANFLIPAEGEKLVGKSVAEICSESLKDFNPMVHVSVEKGDISSFGVDFFDKFDVVVVCCYSLAAKRMVNEKCRKLSKHVAFYTVDCRDSCGEIFVDLQDYAYTKKKLDETTECQLHYPSFEEAISVPWKSLPKRFSKLYFAMRVIERFEDVENRQYGETSSANLASVLKLRTELCQANSVNVSQVPDSLLGRLIAGPSEFPPVCAIIGGILGQEVIKAISGKGDPVKNFFLFDAVDGKGVIEDISSNS is encoded by the exons ATGAAAGGAGAGGAGTTGACTGAGCAAGAAACAGCCCTTTATGATCGTCAAATTAGGGTTTGGGGCGTTGATGCTCAAAGAAG ACTAAGCAAATCACATATACTGGTTAGTGGCCTTAGAGGGACTGCAATTGAG TTTTGCAAGAATATTGTGTTGGCTGGTGTGGGAAGTGTGGCATTGAATGATGATAGACCGGTTACGGAAGAGGCTTTGACGGCTAATTTTTTGATTCCGGCTGAGGGGGAGAAGCTTGTTGGGAAGTCTGTGGCGGAAATTTGTTCGGAGTCTTTAAAGGATTTTAATCCCATGGTTCACGTTTCTGTGGAAAAAG GTGATATATCTAGTTTCGGTGTGGATTTTTTCGACAagtttgatgttgttgttgtcTGTTGTTACTCCCTTGCGGCAAAG AGAATGGTCAATGAAAAGTGTCGCAAGCTATCAAAGCATGTTGCCTTTTATACTGTGGATTGCAGAGATTCATGTGGTGAGATATTTGTTGATTTGCAGGACTATGCCTATACAAAG AAAAAACTTGACGAAACGACGGAATGCCAATTACATTATCCCAGTTTCGAG GAAGCTATTTCTGTACCATGGAAATCTCTTCCTAAGAGATTCTCAAAACTGTACTTCGCAATGAGAG TAATTGAAAGGTTTGAAGATGTTGAGAATCGCCAATACGGAGAAACTTCAAGTGCAAACCTTGCTAGTGTTCTGAAGTTGAGAACTGAACTTTGTCAGGCAAAT TCGGTGAATGTATCTCAGGTTCCTGATTCTCTTTTAGGACGATTAATAGCTGGTCCTAGTGAATTCCCTCCTGTGTGTGCTATCATTGGAGGAATTCTCGGGCAG GAAGTGATTAAAGCAATATCAGGCAAAGGTGATCCTGTgaaaaatttcttcctttttgaTGCTGTGGATGGTAAAGGCGTGATAGAAGACATATCAAGTAATTCGTAA